The following are encoded in a window of Kitasatospora sp. NBC_01250 genomic DNA:
- a CDS encoding S53 family peptidase, whose translation MPAARSRISRIAVAAPAAAALVLGTLAFASPALADTTAGDPSAAKELAGSHPDWATPQADAGAVPAGTPATARVYLASQDPQGLAAYAQAVSDQNSPDYGKFLSTDEAKARFGTSAAQVKAVTQWLTSAGLTISATNAHYLQVSGTTDELTRALGAQFRNYRTADGTHKAPATDAVVPAAVAADVDGVEGLADTVQKASSNAVSQATADAEAQAQAAGTNQPDADPAKTPKTLPTTPTCTDGKYGSKTATGAPAGYEKNEPFAPCSYVPSQLRKAYGVTDAKVTGKGATVAIVDAYGLGTMQADADKFSAAHGDQPFAPGQYKEVLTPDQWTHQADCGDWSGEEALDVEMVHGMAPDANVVYVGANSCEDPDLNAALSNIVDNHLADIVSNSYGEIMHGKSGDLDPAVIAADNQVFQLGATEGITFMASAGDCGDNSPGAAATGVNCQADTNQAQTQWPSSSPWITAVGGTALELKDKSGAYGHEVNMGDQRSVLSADGKSWTPAPGQAPFYFGGGGGVVKGEAQPWYQKGVVPDSISTVAADGTKSATPQRATPDVAMSGDLVAATLVGFTPAGGAYSEGGYGGTSVSSPEFAGIMADAIQARGGRPIGFANPDLYDRYNTRAFHDVNDSAVHTKRGNVVDLGMVGGALKVRLYKIGADYGLSATKGYDTATGLGSPAKGFFKSFTIKHGNAGGSADADDQGDDNAQG comes from the coding sequence GTGCCAGCAGCACGCAGCCGGATCTCGCGGATAGCGGTGGCGGCTCCGGCCGCCGCCGCCCTGGTCCTGGGGACGCTCGCGTTCGCCAGCCCGGCCCTCGCCGACACCACCGCCGGCGACCCCAGCGCCGCCAAGGAGCTCGCCGGCTCCCACCCCGACTGGGCCACCCCGCAGGCCGACGCCGGTGCGGTGCCCGCAGGCACCCCGGCGACCGCCCGGGTCTACCTGGCCAGCCAGGACCCGCAGGGCCTGGCCGCGTACGCGCAGGCCGTCTCGGACCAGAACTCGCCCGACTACGGCAAGTTCCTCTCCACCGACGAGGCCAAGGCCCGCTTCGGCACCAGCGCCGCGCAGGTCAAGGCGGTCACCCAGTGGCTGACCAGCGCCGGTCTGACGATCAGTGCGACCAACGCGCACTACCTGCAGGTCAGCGGCACCACCGACGAGCTGACCCGGGCGCTGGGCGCGCAGTTCCGCAACTACCGCACCGCCGACGGCACCCACAAGGCGCCGGCCACCGACGCGGTGGTCCCGGCCGCGGTCGCCGCCGACGTGGACGGCGTCGAGGGCCTGGCCGACACGGTGCAGAAGGCGTCCTCGAACGCCGTCTCGCAGGCCACCGCCGACGCCGAGGCGCAGGCACAGGCCGCGGGCACCAACCAGCCCGACGCCGACCCGGCCAAGACGCCGAAGACCCTGCCGACCACGCCGACCTGCACGGACGGCAAGTACGGCTCCAAGACCGCGACCGGTGCCCCGGCCGGCTACGAGAAGAACGAGCCCTTCGCCCCCTGCAGCTACGTTCCCAGCCAGCTGCGCAAGGCCTACGGCGTCACCGACGCCAAGGTGACCGGCAAGGGCGCCACCGTCGCCATCGTCGACGCCTACGGGCTCGGCACGATGCAGGCGGACGCCGACAAGTTCTCCGCCGCGCACGGCGACCAGCCCTTCGCCCCCGGCCAGTACAAGGAGGTGCTCACCCCGGACCAGTGGACGCACCAGGCCGACTGCGGCGACTGGTCGGGCGAGGAGGCGCTGGACGTCGAGATGGTGCACGGCATGGCGCCGGACGCCAACGTGGTCTACGTGGGCGCCAACTCCTGCGAGGACCCGGACCTCAACGCCGCGCTGAGCAACATCGTCGACAACCACCTCGCCGACATCGTCTCGAACTCCTACGGCGAGATCATGCACGGCAAGAGCGGCGACCTCGACCCGGCCGTGATCGCGGCCGACAACCAGGTCTTCCAGCTCGGCGCCACCGAGGGCATCACCTTCATGGCCTCGGCCGGCGACTGCGGCGACAACTCCCCGGGTGCGGCGGCCACCGGCGTCAACTGCCAGGCCGACACCAACCAGGCCCAGACCCAGTGGCCGTCCTCCTCGCCGTGGATCACCGCGGTCGGCGGCACCGCCCTGGAGCTGAAGGACAAGTCGGGCGCCTACGGCCACGAGGTCAACATGGGCGACCAGCGCTCGGTCCTCTCGGCCGACGGCAAGTCCTGGACCCCGGCCCCCGGCCAGGCCCCCTTCTACTTCGGTGGTGGCGGCGGCGTCGTCAAGGGCGAGGCGCAGCCGTGGTACCAGAAGGGCGTGGTGCCGGACTCCATCTCCACCGTGGCGGCGGACGGCACCAAGTCGGCCACCCCGCAGCGCGCCACCCCGGACGTCGCGATGAGCGGTGACCTAGTGGCCGCCACCCTGGTCGGCTTCACCCCGGCCGGCGGCGCCTACAGCGAGGGCGGCTACGGCGGCACCTCGGTCTCCTCGCCGGAGTTCGCGGGCATCATGGCCGACGCCATCCAGGCCCGCGGCGGCCGTCCGATCGGCTTCGCCAACCCCGACCTGTACGACCGCTACAACACCCGGGCCTTCCACGACGTCAACGACAGCGCGGTGCACACCAAACGCGGCAACGTGGTGGACCTGGGCATGGTGGGCGGCGCGCTGAAGGTCCGCCTGTACAAGATCGGCGCGGACTACGGCCTGTCGGCCACCAAGGGCTACGACACCGCGACCGGCCTCGGCTCGCCGGCCAAGGGCTTCTTCAAGTCCTTCACCATCAAGCACGGCAACGCCGGTGGCTCCGCCGACGCCGACGACCAGGGCGACGACAACGCCCAGGGCTGA
- a CDS encoding SDR family oxidoreductase gives MGTGQRKVAVVTGASSGIGAATARRLAAEGFEVVLTARRTERIEELAKEIEGQGGAARAITLDVTDRAAVDAFAAALGQIDVLVNNAGGAFGAESVEQGDPADWLAMYQVNVLGVLHMTQALLPGLRASGDGTVLILSSTAALAAYEGGGGYVAAKHAAHTIAATLRLELVGEPIRVIEIAPGMVKSEGFAVTRFRGDEAKAASVYQGVSHPLTSEDIADTVAWAVTRPSHVNIDLLVVRPRAQASNYKVHRD, from the coding sequence ATGGGTACCGGTCAGCGCAAGGTCGCGGTGGTCACGGGAGCCAGCAGCGGGATCGGCGCGGCGACCGCGCGCAGGCTGGCGGCCGAGGGGTTCGAGGTGGTGCTGACCGCGCGTCGCACCGAGCGGATCGAGGAGCTCGCCAAGGAGATCGAGGGCCAGGGCGGCGCCGCCCGCGCGATCACCCTGGACGTCACCGACCGGGCCGCGGTGGACGCCTTCGCGGCGGCACTGGGGCAGATCGACGTCCTGGTGAACAACGCCGGCGGGGCGTTCGGCGCCGAGTCCGTCGAGCAGGGCGACCCGGCCGACTGGCTCGCGATGTACCAGGTGAACGTGCTCGGCGTGCTGCACATGACCCAGGCCCTGCTGCCCGGCCTGCGCGCCAGCGGCGACGGCACGGTGCTGATCCTCTCCTCCACCGCGGCACTGGCCGCCTACGAGGGCGGCGGCGGCTACGTGGCCGCCAAGCACGCCGCGCACACCATCGCCGCCACGCTGCGCCTGGAGCTGGTCGGCGAGCCGATCCGGGTGATCGAGATCGCCCCGGGCATGGTCAAGTCGGAGGGCTTCGCGGTGACCCGCTTCCGCGGCGACGAGGCCAAGGCGGCCTCCGTCTACCAGGGCGTCTCCCACCCGCTCACCTCCGAGGACATCGCCGACACGGTGGCCTGGGCGGTCACCCGGCCCTCCCACGTCAACATCGACCTGCTGGTGGTGCGCCCGCGCGCCCAGGCCTCGAACTACAAGGTGCACCGCGACTGA
- a CDS encoding 2-oxo-4-hydroxy-4-carboxy-5-ureidoimidazoline decarboxylase: MPAVGLHRFNEADPGAAEEALLACCGSHRWALRLTAHRPYPDLDSLLAAASEASYDLRPSDLAEALADESWMPQPLLGMRAPGSQAAHTALRAAHAAYESRFGHVFVVCLDGVEPEEMLDTVLSSIRTRLTNEPDEERLVASEELRRIALHRLEHLVASPSAG, translated from the coding sequence GTGCCGGCGGTCGGACTGCACCGCTTCAACGAGGCCGATCCGGGCGCCGCGGAGGAGGCACTGCTGGCCTGCTGCGGCAGCCACCGCTGGGCGCTGCGGCTGACCGCCCACCGCCCCTACCCCGATCTGGACTCGCTGCTGGCGGCGGCCAGCGAGGCCTCCTACGACCTGCGGCCCAGCGACCTGGCCGAGGCACTGGCCGACGAGAGCTGGATGCCCCAGCCGCTGCTGGGCATGCGGGCGCCGGGCAGCCAGGCGGCGCACACCGCGCTGCGGGCCGCGCACGCCGCCTACGAGTCCCGGTTCGGCCACGTCTTCGTGGTCTGCCTGGACGGCGTCGAGCCGGAGGAGATGCTGGACACCGTGCTCAGTTCGATCCGCACCCGGCTCACCAATGAACCGGACGAGGAACGACTGGTGGCCTCCGAGGAGCTGCGCCGGATCGCGCTGCATCGCCTGGAGCACCTGGTCGCGAGCCCCAGCGCCGGCTGA
- the sdhC gene encoding succinate dehydrogenase, cytochrome b556 subunit has protein sequence MPAGTLYRGREGMWSWVAHRVTGVLIFFFLLVHVLDTALVRVSPQAYDSVIQTYKTPLVNLMEYGLTAAILFHALNGLRVIAVDFWSKGPKYQKQMLWSVVGLWVVLMAGSFYPILQHTLSNWFGK, from the coding sequence GTGCCGGCTGGAACGCTGTACCGCGGCCGCGAAGGCATGTGGTCCTGGGTGGCTCATCGAGTCACTGGCGTCCTCATCTTCTTCTTCCTTCTCGTCCACGTCCTTGACACCGCACTGGTGCGAGTCTCGCCACAGGCGTACGACTCGGTCATCCAGACGTACAAGACTCCGCTGGTGAACCTGATGGAGTACGGCCTCACCGCCGCCATCCTGTTCCACGCCCTGAACGGCCTGCGGGTCATCGCGGTGGACTTCTGGTCGAAGGGCCCGAAGTACCAGAAGCAGATGCTCTGGAGCGTCGTCGGCCTCTGGGTCGTGCTGATGGCCGGCTCCTTCTACCCGATTCTCCAGCACACGCTGTCCAACTGGTTCGGGAAGTGA
- a CDS encoding succinate dehydrogenase hydrophobic membrane anchor subunit — MSTDATDLVVPSAQAHTGKGLGTGNPADAFVVEPPRTRTKKTPRRTRTNFEMLAWLFMRLSGVVLVVLILGHLLIMLFLDHGVSKINFAFVAGRWASPFWQGWDLLMLWLAMLHGANGMRTVINDYAEKDSTRLWLKGLMGAATVFTVLLGTLVIFTFDPNI; from the coding sequence ATGTCGACTGACGCCACCGACCTCGTGGTCCCCTCCGCGCAGGCTCACACCGGCAAGGGTCTCGGCACCGGCAATCCGGCCGACGCCTTCGTGGTCGAGCCGCCGCGCACCCGCACCAAGAAGACCCCGCGGCGCACCCGGACCAACTTCGAGATGCTCGCCTGGCTCTTCATGCGCCTGTCGGGCGTCGTGCTGGTCGTGCTGATCCTGGGTCACCTGCTGATCATGCTGTTCCTGGACCACGGCGTGTCGAAGATCAACTTCGCCTTCGTGGCCGGCCGCTGGGCCTCGCCGTTCTGGCAGGGCTGGGACCTGCTGATGCTCTGGCTCGCCATGCTGCACGGCGCCAACGGCATGCGCACGGTGATCAACGACTACGCCGAGAAGGACTCCACTCGGCTCTGGCTGAAGGGCCTGATGGGCGCTGCCACGGTGTTCACCGTGCTGCTCGGCACCCTGGTCATCTTCACCTTCGACCCGAACATCTAA